A single region of the Rathayibacter rathayi genome encodes:
- a CDS encoding Na(+)/H(+) antiporter subunit C, whose product MSITIVLVVVMAVMYAAGVYQMLERSLTRILIGFLLVGNATNILILLMAGRSGIAPFVTDDGRSYEQIAAEMADPLPQALILTAIVITFGVSAFLLAMIYRRWRLANADQVEDDETDASVREDAAGISAQTTADDRALDALLESSDEGTAAKHGESAMTDDRKEDR is encoded by the coding sequence ATGAGCATCACGATCGTCCTCGTCGTCGTGATGGCGGTGATGTACGCCGCGGGCGTCTACCAGATGCTGGAGCGCAGCCTCACCCGCATCCTGATCGGGTTCCTGCTCGTCGGGAACGCGACCAACATCCTCATTCTGCTGATGGCCGGCCGCTCGGGCATCGCGCCGTTCGTCACCGACGACGGCCGCTCCTACGAGCAGATAGCCGCCGAGATGGCCGACCCGCTGCCGCAGGCGCTGATCCTGACGGCGATCGTGATCACCTTCGGAGTGTCCGCCTTCCTCCTCGCGATGATCTATCGGCGCTGGCGCCTCGCCAACGCCGACCAGGTGGAGGACGACGAGACCGACGCCTCCGTCCGCGAGGACGCCGCCGGCATCTCGGCACAGACCACCGCCGACGACCGAGCGCTCGATGCGCTCCTCGAGTCCAGCGACGAGGGCACCGCCGCCAAGCACGGGGAGAGCGCCATGACCGACGACAGGAAGGAGGACCGATGA
- a CDS encoding Na+/H+ antiporter subunit D, giving the protein MNALIPLVVTLPLLGAAVALILGRHRRAQITVNIVTLSSVLVISSVMLVLVLAGDEGGSAVYVGGWEPPWGIVLVVDPLAALMLVITSITLLGVLLFSVGQGLVDGNRETPVTIFHPTYLILSAGILNAFVAGDLFNLYVGFEILLAASYVLITLGGTAPRIRAGTTYVVVSLVSSVFFLSAIGLLYGATGTVNMAQLSIRIAELPADVQLVLHVVLLLGFGIKAAVFPLSFWLPDSYPTAPAPVTAVFAGLLTKVGVYALIRTETLLFPGGGLSDVLLVVALLTLIVGILGAVAQADIKRMLSFTLVSHIGYMVFGIAVGTPAGYAATIFYVIHHITVQTTLFLATGLIERVGGTTSILRLGGLLKASPLLALLYFIPAMNLGGIPPFTGFLGKVGLFVAGTESAVDQPSWLIWAVIAAGAVTSLLTLYAIARVWNMVFWRRQEEVPGYESPLIDQLQEDPHDTGSIRTRHSPPMMVLATAGMVVVGVVLTVGAGPLYDASEHAANAVADPATYMATVYRDSSFGQEGPR; this is encoded by the coding sequence ATGAACGCCCTGATCCCGCTCGTCGTCACCCTCCCCCTCCTGGGAGCGGCCGTTGCGCTGATCCTCGGCCGCCACCGGCGCGCACAGATCACGGTGAACATCGTCACGCTCTCGAGCGTGCTGGTGATCTCCTCGGTGATGCTCGTGCTGGTCCTCGCCGGCGACGAGGGCGGCAGCGCGGTCTACGTGGGCGGCTGGGAGCCGCCGTGGGGCATCGTGCTCGTCGTCGATCCGCTCGCCGCCCTGATGCTCGTGATCACCTCGATCACGTTGCTCGGCGTCCTGCTCTTCTCCGTCGGCCAGGGTCTGGTCGACGGCAACCGCGAGACGCCGGTCACGATTTTTCACCCGACCTACCTGATCCTCTCGGCGGGCATCCTCAACGCCTTCGTCGCGGGCGACCTGTTCAACCTCTACGTCGGCTTCGAGATCCTGCTGGCCGCGAGCTACGTGCTGATCACGCTGGGCGGCACCGCGCCGCGCATTCGGGCCGGCACGACCTACGTGGTCGTCAGCCTGGTCTCGAGCGTCTTCTTCCTCTCGGCCATCGGCCTGCTCTACGGTGCCACCGGCACGGTCAACATGGCGCAGCTCTCGATCCGCATCGCCGAGCTCCCCGCGGACGTGCAGCTGGTGCTGCACGTCGTGCTGCTGCTGGGCTTCGGGATCAAGGCGGCCGTGTTCCCGCTGTCGTTCTGGCTCCCGGACTCGTACCCCACGGCTCCCGCGCCGGTCACCGCGGTCTTCGCCGGGCTGCTCACCAAGGTCGGCGTGTACGCGCTGATCCGCACCGAGACCCTGCTCTTCCCGGGCGGCGGGCTGAGCGACGTCCTGCTGGTGGTGGCGCTGCTGACACTGATCGTCGGCATCCTCGGCGCGGTCGCCCAAGCTGACATCAAGCGGATGCTGTCCTTCACGCTGGTCTCGCACATCGGCTACATGGTGTTCGGGATCGCCGTGGGCACCCCGGCCGGCTACGCCGCGACGATCTTCTACGTCATCCATCACATCACCGTTCAGACGACGCTGTTCCTCGCGACCGGTCTGATCGAGCGAGTCGGTGGCACCACGTCGATCCTGCGCCTCGGCGGGCTACTCAAAGCCTCGCCGCTGCTGGCCCTGCTCTATTTCATCCCCGCGATGAACCTCGGCGGGATCCCGCCGTTCACCGGCTTCCTCGGCAAGGTCGGGCTCTTCGTCGCCGGCACGGAGTCGGCCGTCGACCAGCCCTCGTGGCTCATCTGGGCCGTCATCGCTGCCGGGGCCGTGACCTCCCTGCTGACCCTCTATGCGATCGCGCGCGTCTGGAACATGGTCTTCTGGCGCCGCCAGGAGGAAGTGCCCGGCTACGAGTCCCCCCTGATCGACCAGCTGCAGGAGGACCCCCACGACACGGGCAGCATCCGCACCCGCCACTCGCCGCCGATGATGGTGCTCGCCACCGCAGGCATGGTCGTGGTCGGAGTCGTGCTGACCGTCGGCGCCGGACCGCTCTACGACGCGAGCGAGCACGCGGCGAACGCCGTCGCCGATCCCGCCACCTACATGGCGACCGTCTACCGCGATTCGTCCTTCGGCCAGGAGGGGCCGCGATGA
- a CDS encoding Na+/H+ antiporter subunit E, whose product MSPRRRVDIWNRIVMFVTLVGIWVLLWDDVSVLSIVTGLLVALLITRVFYLPPVEFSNRINPWFVLLFFLCLLADIAVASVRVSWQILTLPVPVHNAIVAVHLRSRSEGMLVWTTEAVSLVPGSLVIDVDPQLNVLYLHVLGVTHDEGERIEEVRRTVLRTEARIVRAIGSREDVQRVNHPLEDGAGAVR is encoded by the coding sequence ATGAGCCCCCGCCGCCGCGTCGACATCTGGAACCGCATCGTGATGTTCGTGACCCTCGTCGGCATCTGGGTGCTGCTCTGGGACGACGTCTCGGTGCTGTCGATCGTCACTGGCCTGCTGGTCGCCCTGCTGATCACTCGCGTGTTCTACCTGCCGCCGGTCGAGTTCTCGAACCGCATCAACCCGTGGTTCGTGCTCCTCTTCTTCCTGTGCCTGCTGGCCGACATCGCGGTGGCCTCAGTGCGCGTGTCCTGGCAGATCTTGACCCTGCCCGTCCCCGTGCACAACGCCATCGTCGCCGTGCACCTGCGCAGCCGCTCCGAGGGGATGCTGGTCTGGACGACCGAGGCTGTCTCGCTGGTGCCCGGCTCCCTCGTGATCGACGTCGACCCGCAGCTGAACGTGCTCTACCTGCACGTACTCGGCGTGACCCACGACGAGGGCGAGCGGATCGAGGAGGTGCGCCGCACAGTACTGCGGACGGAGGCGCGCATCGTCCGCGCCATCGGCTCCCGCGAGGACGTGCAGCGGGTGAACCATCCGCTCGAGGACGGAGCGGGGGCGGTCCGATGA
- a CDS encoding monovalent cation/H+ antiporter complex subunit F, which translates to MIGWLVWILVPVFGAACLLALVRILRGPSVLDRVVAADVLVATIICGIGAEMAVNHHARTLPVALGLALFAVFGSISVAKFMANREED; encoded by the coding sequence ATGATCGGCTGGCTGGTGTGGATCCTGGTGCCCGTGTTCGGTGCCGCGTGCCTGCTCGCGCTCGTGCGCATCCTCCGCGGCCCCTCCGTGCTCGACCGCGTGGTCGCGGCCGACGTGCTCGTCGCGACGATCATCTGCGGGATCGGCGCCGAGATGGCCGTCAATCACCACGCGCGGACCCTACCCGTCGCGCTCGGACTCGCGCTCTTCGCCGTCTTCGGCTCGATCAGCGTCGCCAAATTCATGGCCAACCGCGAGGAGGACTGA
- the mnhG gene encoding monovalent cation/H(+) antiporter subunit G, with product MDLFFDALTAVLLLVGALLSLVAAIGLMRFDDLLSRMHAGTKPQVLGLICVMLAVAIRNPGFAAAGTIVLVIGFQLLTVPVSAHMVGRAAYRAEPVSPGYLVADELADAVSRADEQARTTGPETGHASEQRARTSSTPPPEDEDSPAATA from the coding sequence ATGGACCTGTTCTTCGACGCCCTCACGGCAGTGCTCCTGCTGGTCGGCGCCCTGCTCTCCCTGGTCGCGGCGATCGGGCTGATGCGCTTCGACGACCTGCTCTCGCGGATGCACGCGGGCACCAAGCCGCAAGTGCTCGGCCTGATCTGCGTGATGCTCGCGGTCGCCATCCGCAACCCCGGCTTCGCCGCCGCGGGGACGATCGTGCTGGTCATCGGGTTCCAGCTGCTGACCGTGCCCGTCTCGGCGCACATGGTCGGCCGCGCCGCCTACCGGGCGGAGCCTGTTTCGCCGGGCTACCTGGTTGCCGACGAGCTCGCGGACGCGGTCAGCCGCGCCGACGAGCAGGCCCGCACGACCGGACCCGAGACCGGGCACGCGTCCGAGCAGCGGGCGCGGACCTCCTCCACGCCCCCGCCCGAGGATGAGGACAGCCCGGCCGCGACCGCCTAG
- a CDS encoding glycoside hydrolase family 13 protein, whose protein sequence is MTLDSALSGAPENFPGPTTQADHHRGSEWWRTAVIYQIYPRSFADADGDGIGDLPGITSRLESLAELGVDAIWLSPFMTSPQKDAGYDVADYCDVDPLFGTLADFDAMLARAHALGIRIIVDLVPNHSSSAHRWFQEALAAPAGSPERARYLFRDGRGESGELPPNNWESVFGGPAWTRVTEPEGTAGQWYLHLFDASQPDFDWTNEWVRERFREVLRFWLDRGVDGFRVDVAHGMIKAEGLPDYTPPADSGSMGEVASADGEKPVTAPYWAQDGVHEIYRDWHSLLAEYPDDRVLCAEAWVQPLSKLARWVRPDEMHQAFNFAYLETPWSARALRDIIDSSVEAFAAVGAPSTWVLSNHDVVRHASRLALTADNPQGYGIGPRSPGLPNPALGLRRARAATALMLALPGSAYVYQGEELGLPEAIDLPDSARQDPTWFRTGGERYGRDGCRVPIPWEADAPAYGFSRTGDSWLPQPEDWAPLARDRQRGVAGSTLELYRSLLAVRRAEDLGSGAVEWLEGYPEDVVAFRNGGVTVIANLGETPVELPVGSVVLSSKELHEPALPADTTVWLRAE, encoded by the coding sequence ATGACCCTGGACTCCGCTCTCTCCGGCGCGCCCGAGAACTTTCCCGGCCCCACCACTCAGGCCGACCACCACCGGGGATCCGAGTGGTGGCGCACCGCCGTCATCTACCAGATCTACCCGCGCTCCTTCGCCGACGCGGACGGCGACGGCATCGGCGACCTGCCCGGCATCACCTCGCGGCTCGAGAGCCTCGCCGAGCTGGGCGTCGACGCGATCTGGCTCTCACCCTTCATGACCTCTCCGCAGAAGGACGCCGGCTATGACGTCGCCGACTACTGCGACGTCGATCCGCTCTTCGGAACCCTCGCCGACTTCGACGCCATGCTCGCCCGCGCGCACGCCCTGGGCATCCGCATCATCGTCGACCTCGTCCCCAACCACTCCTCCAGCGCTCACCGCTGGTTCCAGGAGGCGCTCGCCGCTCCCGCGGGCAGCCCCGAGCGGGCGCGCTACCTGTTTCGCGACGGCCGGGGCGAGTCGGGCGAGCTGCCCCCGAACAACTGGGAGTCGGTCTTCGGCGGCCCGGCGTGGACCCGCGTCACCGAACCCGAGGGGACCGCGGGCCAGTGGTACCTGCACCTGTTCGACGCCTCCCAGCCCGACTTCGACTGGACGAACGAGTGGGTGCGCGAGCGCTTCCGCGAGGTCCTGCGCTTCTGGCTCGACCGCGGCGTCGACGGCTTCCGCGTCGACGTGGCGCACGGGATGATCAAGGCCGAGGGGTTGCCCGATTACACGCCGCCGGCGGACAGCGGGTCAATGGGCGAAGTCGCGTCGGCCGACGGCGAGAAACCCGTCACCGCCCCGTACTGGGCGCAGGACGGCGTCCACGAGATCTACCGCGACTGGCACTCGCTGCTCGCCGAGTACCCGGACGACCGCGTGCTCTGCGCCGAGGCGTGGGTGCAGCCGCTCTCGAAGCTCGCCCGCTGGGTGCGCCCCGACGAGATGCACCAGGCCTTCAACTTCGCCTACCTCGAGACTCCGTGGAGCGCGCGCGCCCTCCGCGACATCATCGACTCCTCCGTCGAGGCTTTCGCCGCGGTCGGAGCCCCCTCGACCTGGGTTCTGTCCAACCACGACGTCGTGCGCCACGCCAGCCGCCTGGCGCTCACCGCCGACAACCCGCAGGGCTACGGCATCGGCCCGCGCTCGCCCGGGCTGCCCAATCCGGCGCTGGGCCTGCGTCGCGCTCGCGCCGCCACGGCGCTCATGCTCGCACTCCCCGGCTCCGCCTACGTCTACCAGGGTGAGGAGCTCGGACTGCCCGAGGCGATCGACCTCCCCGACTCGGCGCGTCAGGATCCGACCTGGTTCCGCACCGGCGGCGAGCGCTACGGCCGCGACGGCTGCCGAGTGCCGATCCCGTGGGAGGCCGACGCGCCCGCGTACGGCTTTAGTCGCACCGGCGACTCCTGGCTGCCGCAGCCCGAAGACTGGGCGCCGCTCGCCCGCGACCGCCAGCGCGGAGTCGCCGGCTCCACGCTCGAGCTCTACCGGTCCCTGCTCGCGGTGCGCCGAGCGGAGGACCTGGGCTCGGGCGCCGTCGAGTGGCTTGAGGGCTACCCGGAGGACGTGGTGGCGTTCCGGAACGGCGGCGTCACGGTGATCGCGAACCTCGGCGAAACCCCGGTCGAGCTGCCGGTCGGTTCTGTGGTGCTCTCCTCGAAGGAGCTGCACGAGCCGGCGCTGCCCGCGGACACGACGGTCTGGCTGCGTGCGGAGTAG
- a CDS encoding M23 family metallopeptidase, with protein sequence MRSRTRAASPLRERRSSPAPDGRPRFREPRFALPRCLRIDPGESTPPLTRRELRERERALALAADVSLASSADDVFAAPTAEQLREAERRVASVRSAPAPVSAPRSTPLRPVRRARAGGLVALSFVAAIVAATSLPATSLLTAEDVQAQGLTTPFGSDARRGSQSFVAGEVSAATIARDGFGVQERKTQTNVADIVRTSDSGFTNDPNASIQWPFAVGVPVGDRFGYRNCAGCSVNHGGTDFNPGDGSPIQAIADGVVRTVIDGEGSLGVHVIVDHEIDGQLVSSVYAHMQHGSAAVNEGDPVKVGQLLGLVGTTGMSTGPHLHFEVRLDGVTKVDSYLWLKANAGR encoded by the coding sequence ATGCGATCACGGACCCGCGCGGCATCCCCTCTCCGGGAGCGCCGCTCGTCCCCCGCCCCCGACGGAAGACCTCGATTTCGTGAGCCCCGATTCGCCCTCCCCCGCTGCCTCCGCATCGACCCCGGCGAATCGACCCCACCGCTCACCCGTCGCGAGCTCCGTGAGCGCGAGCGCGCCCTGGCCCTCGCGGCCGACGTCTCGCTGGCGAGCAGCGCCGACGACGTGTTCGCCGCTCCCACCGCGGAGCAGCTGCGCGAGGCCGAGCGCCGCGTCGCCTCGGTCCGCAGTGCCCCAGCACCCGTGTCCGCCCCGCGCTCGACTCCGCTGCGGCCCGTACGCCGCGCCCGGGCCGGCGGTCTCGTGGCGCTCTCGTTCGTGGCGGCCATCGTCGCGGCGACCTCGCTGCCGGCCACGTCGCTCCTGACCGCGGAGGACGTGCAGGCGCAGGGCCTGACGACGCCGTTCGGCTCGGACGCCCGCCGCGGCTCGCAGTCGTTCGTTGCGGGCGAGGTCAGCGCCGCGACGATCGCGCGCGACGGCTTCGGCGTGCAGGAGCGCAAGACCCAGACGAACGTGGCCGACATCGTCCGCACCTCGGACAGCGGCTTCACGAACGACCCGAACGCGTCGATCCAGTGGCCCTTCGCGGTGGGCGTCCCCGTGGGCGACCGCTTCGGCTACCGCAACTGCGCGGGCTGCTCGGTCAACCACGGCGGGACGGATTTCAACCCGGGCGACGGCTCGCCCATCCAGGCGATCGCCGACGGCGTGGTGCGCACGGTGATCGACGGGGAGGGCTCGCTCGGCGTCCATGTGATCGTCGATCACGAGATCGACGGGCAGCTCGTCTCCAGCGTCTACGCGCACATGCAGCACGGCTCGGCGGCCGTGAACGAGGGCGACCCGGTCAAGGTCGGCCAGCTGCTCGGGCTCGTGGGCACGACCGGGATGTCGACCGGACCGCACCTGCACTTCGAGGTCCGCCTCGACGGCGTGACGAAGGTGGACTCGTACCTCTGGCTGAAGGCCAACGCCGGGCGCTAA
- a CDS encoding inositol monophosphatase family protein, with protein MSDNAPLLAIARSIAIEAAHLARQRRQDGVEIAASKSSPEDVVTAADREVEQLIRRRLVEARPDDGFLGEESGSGGGTSGLTWVVDPIDGTVNYLYGIPSYAVSIAVVEGEPDPASWTALAGAVVNGATGEVTTASRGGGAERNGVTVRVVAPTSLSLALIGTGFGYDAARRVRQGAVVQELLGSVRDIRRIGSAALDLCSVATGQLNAYYERGLNPWDLAAGALIVQEAGARVAGLDGAPFGSDLLIAAPDPLFAELEDLLRRLRADEV; from the coding sequence ATGAGCGACAACGCCCCTCTCCTCGCCATCGCCCGATCTATCGCCATCGAGGCGGCGCACCTCGCCCGACAGCGGCGGCAGGACGGAGTCGAGATCGCCGCGTCGAAGTCCTCTCCCGAGGACGTGGTGACAGCCGCCGACCGAGAGGTCGAGCAGCTCATCCGCCGGCGTCTCGTCGAGGCGAGGCCGGACGATGGATTCCTCGGTGAGGAGTCGGGGTCGGGGGGAGGGACGAGCGGTCTGACCTGGGTGGTCGATCCGATCGACGGCACCGTCAACTACCTCTACGGCATCCCGTCCTACGCGGTCAGTATCGCGGTGGTCGAGGGTGAGCCTGATCCGGCGTCGTGGACGGCGCTCGCCGGTGCCGTGGTGAACGGGGCGACGGGTGAGGTCACCACGGCGAGCCGCGGTGGGGGAGCGGAGCGAAACGGCGTCACGGTGCGGGTCGTCGCGCCGACGTCCCTCTCGCTCGCGCTCATCGGCACGGGGTTCGGCTACGACGCAGCCCGCCGAGTGCGGCAGGGTGCGGTGGTGCAGGAGCTGCTGGGCTCGGTGCGTGACATCCGTCGCATCGGCTCCGCGGCCCTTGACCTTTGCTCGGTGGCGACCGGGCAGCTGAACGCCTATTACGAGCGCGGTCTGAACCCGTGGGATCTGGCCGCCGGTGCGCTGATCGTGCAGGAGGCGGGCGCGCGGGTGGCGGGCCTGGACGGCGCTCCGTTCGGCTCCGATCTGCTCATCGCGGCTCCCGACCCGCTCTTCGCCGAGCTGGAGGATCTGCTGCGCCGCCTGCGCGCGGACGAGGTGTAA
- a CDS encoding SDR family oxidoreductase: protein MSTPIALTGVTGAVGGRVARELADAGHPLRLLVRDPSRAPELPETEVVRASFADTGDALEGVRLLVMVSAAENAERLAEHLAFVASATAAGVEHIVYTSFAGAAPNAVFTLARDHAATEDAIRRSGMTWTFLRDNLYLDFLPAMLDEDGMIRGPAGQGRAAVVAREDVARAAAAILRAPEKHRGAAYELTGPEALTLDEVAAALTAAGRPAVFIDETLDEAYASRRRWNAPDWQLDAWISTYTAIAAGQLEHVSGDVQRLTGRAPLSLAGFLKREARG, encoded by the coding sequence ATGAGCACCCCGATCGCCCTCACCGGAGTCACCGGAGCCGTAGGTGGCCGTGTCGCCCGCGAGCTCGCCGACGCCGGTCATCCCCTCCGCCTGCTGGTCCGCGACCCGTCCCGCGCGCCCGAACTGCCGGAAACCGAGGTGGTGCGCGCCTCCTTCGCCGATACCGGCGACGCGCTCGAGGGCGTCCGCCTCCTTGTGATGGTCTCGGCCGCGGAGAACGCGGAGCGCCTCGCCGAGCACCTGGCGTTCGTCGCGTCGGCGACCGCAGCCGGTGTCGAGCACATCGTCTACACGTCCTTCGCCGGTGCTGCCCCGAACGCGGTCTTCACCCTTGCCCGCGACCACGCGGCGACCGAGGACGCGATCCGCCGCTCGGGTATGACCTGGACGTTCCTCCGCGACAACCTCTACCTCGACTTCCTGCCCGCGATGCTCGACGAGGACGGCATGATTCGCGGTCCTGCCGGCCAGGGCCGCGCCGCCGTCGTCGCCCGCGAGGACGTGGCCCGGGCGGCCGCCGCAATCCTCCGCGCGCCGGAGAAGCACCGCGGAGCAGCTTACGAACTCACCGGCCCGGAGGCGCTCACCCTCGACGAGGTGGCAGCCGCCTTGACCGCGGCCGGGCGTCCCGCGGTCTTCATCGACGAGACTCTCGACGAGGCGTACGCGTCGCGCCGTCGATGGAACGCGCCGGACTGGCAGCTCGACGCGTGGATCAGCACCTACACCGCGATCGCGGCCGGTCAGCTCGAGCACGTCTCGGGCGATGTCCAGCGCCTGACCGGACGAGCGCCGCTCTCACTGGCCGGATTCCTGAAGCGGGAGGCGCGCGGGTGA
- a CDS encoding YajQ family cyclic di-GMP-binding protein yields MADSTFDVVSKIDKMEADNALNQAHKEVEQRYDFKNVGASIAWSGEKILIKANTEERANAILDVFQSKLIKRGISLKSLDTGEPFASGKEYRIEATLKEGIDQEHAKKINKLIRDEAPKTVTSQIQGDELRVSSKSRDDLQATMTLLRGADLELDLQFVNFR; encoded by the coding sequence ATGGCAGATTCAACGTTCGACGTCGTCAGCAAGATCGACAAGATGGAGGCGGACAATGCCCTCAACCAGGCTCACAAAGAGGTCGAGCAGCGCTACGACTTCAAGAACGTCGGCGCCTCGATCGCCTGGAGCGGAGAAAAGATCCTGATCAAGGCCAACACCGAGGAGCGGGCGAACGCGATCCTGGACGTCTTCCAGTCGAAGCTGATCAAGCGCGGCATCAGCCTTAAGAGTCTCGACACGGGCGAGCCTTTCGCGTCGGGTAAGGAGTACCGGATCGAGGCGACCCTGAAGGAGGGCATCGACCAGGAGCACGCGAAGAAGATCAACAAGCTCATCCGCGACGAGGCACCGAAGACGGTCACATCGCAGATCCAGGGCGACGAGCTCCGTGTCTCCTCGAAGAGCCGCGACGACCTCCAGGCAACGATGACGCTGCTGCGCGGGGCAGACCTCGAGCTCGACCTCCAATTCGTCAACTTCCGCTGA
- a CDS encoding NUDIX domain-containing protein produces MTAGVDEPDRRGRIGLDREGFDLTGNPDVVVREVTLLSSHWYVLRTTRFEYRHRDGSWTSEERETYDRGNGAAVLLYDAQARTVVLIRQFRYPAYVNGDGDGMLLEVPAGLLDEDGPEEGARREASEETGLEIGRLEHVFDAFMSPGSVTEKLHFYAGRYRAGSREGSFAGLADEGEDIEVVELSFDEALTQIGMQIVDAKTIMLLQWAALSGPFSR; encoded by the coding sequence GTGACCGCCGGCGTCGACGAGCCGGACCGACGAGGCCGCATCGGGCTCGATCGGGAGGGCTTCGACCTCACCGGCAATCCCGACGTTGTGGTGAGAGAGGTGACTCTCCTCTCAAGCCACTGGTACGTCCTCCGCACCACCCGCTTCGAGTACCGGCATCGGGACGGCAGCTGGACGAGCGAGGAGCGCGAGACCTACGACCGGGGCAACGGCGCGGCCGTCCTGCTCTACGACGCGCAGGCGCGCACGGTCGTCCTCATCCGCCAGTTCCGTTACCCCGCCTACGTGAACGGCGATGGCGACGGGATGCTGCTTGAGGTCCCCGCCGGCCTCCTCGACGAGGACGGACCCGAGGAGGGCGCGCGCCGAGAGGCGTCGGAGGAGACTGGTCTGGAGATCGGCCGGCTCGAGCACGTATTCGATGCGTTCATGAGCCCGGGATCGGTGACCGAGAAGCTGCACTTCTACGCCGGACGCTACCGAGCGGGCAGCCGGGAGGGCAGCTTCGCGGGACTCGCGGACGAGGGTGAGGACATCGAGGTGGTGGAACTTTCCTTCGATGAAGCGCTCACTCAGATCGGCATGCAGATCGTCGACGCGAAGACAATCATGCTGCTGCAGTGGGCGGCGCTCTCCGGCCCGTTCTCCCGCTGA